One window of Geotoga petraea genomic DNA carries:
- a CDS encoding transketolase, producing MKNSLSELKELARLCRGDILKMTSVASSGHPGGSMSSIELYLSVFNRANIDPKNPFDEKRDKTVVSHGHTSPGVYSSLARLGFFAIDDVISGFRHPGSIFEGHVTRGIPGIEWSTGNLGQGLSAGVGFALAAKMKNEDSKVYVFSSDGESPKGQISEARRTAKKENLNNLIVLVDYNDIQISGRARDVLPVNIKEEYKSAGWNVLEIDGHNLIQINEALEIAENNKMGPTVIIASTIIGKGVSFMKNRHEYHGSPLSDDELDKALKELNIENDIEKYRKMRENLDLTKTKVSYPNIKLDVEKGKPRIYPKDKKIDNRSAFGNALADLAKENKNKFPIAALDCDLFPSVKLAAFKEVNPEGYIQIGIQEHNAATIAGALSTSGVLTFFADFGVFGLDEPFNQQRLNDINHTNLKTAITHSGTDVGEDGKTHQEVNYIGLTRSLYNTKLIVPNDPNQTDKVVRYAASTDGNIIITMGRSKLDIILDENGDIFYGENYEFNYGDIDVLRNGEDITIITYGTYTNNAVKTADNLRKENININVIGVPTPLDYDEEKILPFLKDKIIITLEDHNLENGIANELSKTIVKNNVSVKDFINLGYKDYAASGSSKLIQKQNSLDVDSLTKMIKELY from the coding sequence TTGAAAAATAGCTTAAGTGAATTAAAAGAATTAGCAAGATTATGTAGAGGGGATATTTTAAAAATGACATCGGTAGCTTCTTCTGGCCACCCAGGTGGCTCAATGTCATCAATAGAATTATACCTTTCTGTTTTTAATAGAGCAAATATTGACCCAAAGAACCCCTTTGATGAAAAAAGAGATAAAACAGTTGTCTCTCATGGTCATACTTCTCCTGGTGTTTATTCTTCTTTAGCGAGGTTAGGCTTTTTTGCTATAGATGACGTTATTTCAGGATTTAGACATCCTGGTTCAATTTTTGAGGGACATGTAACAAGGGGAATACCAGGCATTGAATGGTCCACTGGAAATCTTGGTCAAGGTTTATCAGCTGGTGTTGGCTTTGCATTGGCTGCTAAGATGAAAAATGAAGATTCAAAAGTTTATGTTTTTTCCAGCGATGGAGAAAGTCCTAAAGGCCAGATTTCAGAAGCCAGAAGAACTGCAAAAAAAGAAAATTTAAATAATTTAATTGTTTTGGTCGATTACAATGATATTCAAATTTCTGGTAGAGCGAGAGACGTTCTTCCTGTAAATATAAAGGAAGAATATAAATCTGCTGGATGGAATGTTTTAGAAATAGATGGCCACAATTTAATTCAAATTAATGAAGCATTAGAGATTGCAGAAAATAATAAAATGGGGCCAACAGTCATTATTGCTTCAACTATAATTGGTAAAGGGGTTTCATTCATGAAAAATAGGCATGAATATCATGGTTCGCCTTTATCCGATGATGAATTAGACAAAGCATTAAAAGAATTAAACATTGAAAATGATATCGAGAAATATAGAAAAATGAGAGAGAACCTTGATTTAACAAAAACTAAAGTTAGCTATCCAAATATAAAATTGGATGTTGAAAAAGGGAAACCAAGAATTTATCCCAAAGATAAAAAAATTGATAATAGATCTGCTTTTGGTAATGCATTAGCAGATTTAGCAAAAGAAAATAAAAATAAATTTCCTATTGCTGCTTTAGACTGTGATCTTTTTCCTTCTGTAAAATTGGCAGCTTTTAAAGAAGTTAATCCAGAAGGGTACATCCAAATTGGAATTCAAGAACACAACGCCGCAACAATTGCAGGCGCATTGTCAACTTCTGGTGTTTTAACGTTTTTTGCTGATTTTGGTGTTTTTGGTTTAGACGAGCCATTTAACCAACAAAGGTTAAATGATATTAATCATACTAATTTGAAAACAGCGATTACACATTCAGGAACAGATGTTGGAGAAGATGGTAAAACCCATCAAGAAGTTAACTATATAGGACTAACAAGAAGTTTATACAACACCAAACTCATAGTTCCAAATGATCCAAATCAAACTGATAAAGTTGTAAGATATGCAGCTTCCACAGATGGGAACATCATTATAACAATGGGTAGATCAAAATTAGATATCATATTAGATGAAAACGGAGATATCTTTTATGGAGAGAATTACGAATTTAATTATGGAGATATAGATGTTTTAAGAAATGGAGAAGATATTACAATAATTACATATGGTACTTATACAAATAACGCTGTAAAAACCGCAGACAATCTAAGAAAGGAAAATATAAATATTAATGTTATTGGAGTTCCAACTCCTTTAGACTATGATGAAGAGAAAATTCTTCCATTTCTAAAAGATAAAATAATCATTACACTTGAAGATCATAATTTAGAAAATGGAATTGCAAATGAATTATCAAAAACTATAGTTAAAAATAATGTATCTGTTAAAGATTTTATTAATCTTGGTTATAAAGATTATGCTGCATCAGGTTCTTCTAAGCTAATTCAAAAGCAAAATAGTTTGGATGTAGACAGCTTAACAAAAATGATTAAGGAGTTATATTAG
- a CDS encoding PSP1 domain-containing protein, producing MPELKINVYGVELMKKDKMYFFQPNGPEDEYNINDLVLVNSDLGLEVGKIIAPLKERNFDDLDDEPTPIIRKLTEEDKEIHENILKDANEVKKFTQEKSEELNLQMRVLKAKYTFDKSKLIIFFGADSRVDFRELVKILAKKYKVRIELRQVGIRDEVKMKGSLGLCGQVACCARFLREFSSIKMELAKTQQMMINTAKISGRCGKLLCCLKYENEFYEEVLRNVPNENSTIEYDNKPAKVITVNVFLKEVTLQIIEENQPILIKVPFQYFNNLDEKIVKE from the coding sequence ATGCCTGAATTGAAAATAAATGTTTATGGTGTAGAGCTTATGAAGAAAGATAAAATGTATTTTTTTCAACCTAATGGACCTGAAGACGAATACAATATCAATGATCTTGTTTTGGTAAACTCTGATTTAGGTCTTGAAGTTGGAAAGATTATAGCTCCTTTAAAAGAAAGAAATTTTGATGATTTAGATGATGAACCAACTCCTATAATAAGAAAGCTAACTGAAGAAGATAAAGAAATTCATGAAAATATTTTGAAAGACGCAAATGAGGTTAAGAAATTCACCCAAGAAAAATCAGAAGAACTTAATTTACAAATGAGAGTTTTAAAAGCAAAATATACATTTGATAAATCAAAATTGATCATCTTCTTCGGTGCAGATTCAAGGGTTGATTTTAGAGAATTGGTTAAGATACTTGCTAAAAAGTACAAAGTAAGAATAGAGCTTAGACAAGTTGGCATTAGAGATGAAGTTAAAATGAAAGGTTCATTAGGGCTTTGTGGACAAGTAGCTTGTTGTGCCAGATTCTTAAGGGAATTTTCATCAATTAAGATGGAACTTGCTAAAACTCAACAAATGATGATTAATACTGCAAAAATATCTGGAAGATGCGGAAAATTATTATGTTGTTTAAAATATGAAAATGAGTTTTATGAAGAAGTGTTGAGAAATGTTCCGAACGAAAACTCAACTATTGAATATGACAATAAACCTGCTAAAGTAATAACTGTAAATGTTTTTTTGAAAGAGGTTACTCTTCAAATTATTGAAGAAAACCAGCCAATATTGATAAAAGTCCCTTTTCAGTATTTTAATAATTTAGATGAAAAAATAGTAAAAGAATAA
- a CDS encoding YaaR family protein, translating into MYINPTGNNKSENTKKSKKTKRKKTTSLKSSSIEDGFFDILTDTEYKITEREIKKLLDEILNFGNRFVKSPTQSNLKNYKQSIKEFLKKIEKKIYKVKEDIDMENGSPRLHVIAEVVDNKIKEITESVMNKEKNTLFYASRVEEINGLLLDLYR; encoded by the coding sequence ATGTATATCAACCCAACGGGGAACAACAAATCTGAAAACACGAAAAAATCAAAAAAAACAAAAAGAAAAAAAACTACTTCTTTAAAAAGTAGTTCAATTGAAGATGGATTTTTTGATATATTGACTGATACAGAGTATAAAATAACAGAAAGAGAGATTAAAAAACTCTTAGATGAAATATTGAATTTTGGAAATAGATTTGTAAAATCTCCAACTCAAAGTAATCTGAAAAATTATAAGCAGTCAATTAAAGAATTTTTAAAAAAGATCGAAAAAAAGATATATAAAGTTAAAGAAGACATAGACATGGAAAATGGTTCACCCAGGCTTCATGTAATAGCAGAAGTGGTAGATAACAAAATAAAAGAAATCACAGAATCAGTTATGAACAAAGAAAAAAATACTTTATTCTACGCTTCAAGAGTTGAAGAAATAAATGGACTTTTATTAGATTTATATAGATAA
- the ispG gene encoding flavodoxin-dependent (E)-4-hydroxy-3-methylbut-2-enyl-diphosphate synthase, which produces MFSKKVVNVGNVSIGGNNHVVIQTMTNTNSSNFEETINQIKQLNAAGAELVRISVRNDDDVKVLKELVKSSPIPLIADIHFNYKIAIESIKAGISKIRINPGNIGSDWKVAEVVKVAKEYDIPIRVGSNSGSLDKRYENDTIEMAMVNSALHQVRLLEKYEFDKIVISMKSSDVKQTYLANKIISKKIDYPLHLGITEAGVYEDSIISSSAGIGALLLNGIGDTVRISISGDPVQEIIAAKKLLTTLGLKNGIKVISCPTCARTEIDIEKLTNRVKNIVKDFGDIDKNITIAVMGCVVNGPGEAKHADIAIAGSKQTAAIFKKGKLIENVKKEDIEKRLSEVIKEYIEVI; this is translated from the coding sequence ATGTTTTCAAAAAAAGTTGTAAATGTGGGTAATGTGTCAATCGGTGGGAATAATCACGTGGTTATACAAACAATGACAAATACTAATTCATCAAATTTTGAAGAGACTATAAATCAAATTAAACAATTAAATGCAGCTGGTGCTGAATTAGTAAGAATCTCTGTTAGGAACGATGATGACGTAAAAGTATTAAAAGAGTTAGTAAAATCATCTCCCATTCCATTAATAGCTGATATTCATTTTAATTATAAAATAGCTATAGAATCGATCAAAGCGGGTATTTCAAAGATTAGAATCAACCCCGGCAACATAGGATCAGACTGGAAAGTAGCAGAGGTTGTAAAAGTAGCAAAAGAATATGATATTCCGATCAGAGTGGGGTCAAATTCTGGATCTTTAGATAAAAGATATGAAAATGATACAATAGAAATGGCTATGGTTAACAGTGCTTTGCATCAAGTAAGATTGCTTGAGAAATATGAATTTGATAAAATAGTTATATCTATGAAATCATCTGATGTCAAACAAACTTATTTAGCAAACAAAATTATATCTAAAAAAATTGACTATCCTTTGCATTTGGGAATAACAGAAGCTGGGGTATATGAAGATTCAATTATCTCTTCTTCAGCTGGTATAGGTGCCCTATTATTAAATGGTATTGGAGATACAGTTAGGATTTCTATTTCTGGTGATCCAGTTCAAGAAATAATAGCAGCTAAAAAATTGCTAACCACTCTTGGCCTAAAAAATGGTATTAAAGTAATATCTTGTCCTACTTGTGCCAGAACAGAAATTGATATTGAAAAATTAACAAATAGAGTTAAAAATATAGTAAAAGATTTTGGGGACATAGATAAAAACATAACTATAGCAGTTATGGGATGTGTTGTGAATGGCCCGGGTGAAGCTAAACATGCTGACATAGCCATAGCAGGAAGCAAACAAACTGCTGCTATTTTTAAAAAAGGAAAATTAATAGAAAATGTAAAAAAAGAAGATATTGAAAAAAGATTAAGTGAGGTTATAAAAGAATACATAGAGGTGATATGA
- a CDS encoding M50 family metallopeptidase has protein sequence MAIVWFLIIFTIIVVVHEFGHFIFAKMFNTKVLEFSIGFGPKLFFKKGKKTDFAIRAIPLGGYVKLAGEDELENIEDNDDPTLLFNKKPWQKLLISFAGPLFSFLLGIIVIAGSGLIYGLPQVQIENVLQNSPAEQAGLSSGDIIKKVNNDYVFDPQILNLEIREGKTITLDIIREGKSLEIELTPQKIPAEYMVQISNISGSTSINELDKINGLNQDIEVLNKMEPGDPISFSNKDKTIRGNIVNIQKMESRYIIGVNFDIYTNIIAKDYQIFEKDDQIIEIEGEAIDNGIDFVNTISRLNIPENDIMVELSENQFSIIKAFTENTINLKVLRKDKIIELQSNKENLIEIFSQPGIVKISDNRLKPSLVEIIPVSFGWAKTLMESVVQVIKQLFTGQTNTNEIAGPIGIATIIGQASKAGFESILNILALITINLGVINILPLPALDGGRIIFSLYEIIARRKVNPKIESLIHAIGFIILMGLMIFIAFNDITRFFN, from the coding sequence ATGGCTATAGTATGGTTTTTAATAATTTTTACAATAATAGTAGTTGTTCATGAATTCGGTCATTTTATATTTGCTAAAATGTTTAACACAAAGGTTTTGGAATTTTCTATAGGGTTTGGTCCAAAGTTATTTTTTAAAAAAGGTAAAAAAACAGATTTTGCTATAAGGGCTATCCCTTTGGGAGGTTATGTTAAATTAGCAGGAGAAGATGAGCTCGAAAACATTGAAGATAATGATGACCCAACATTACTTTTTAACAAAAAGCCATGGCAAAAACTGTTAATATCTTTTGCTGGTCCATTGTTTTCATTTTTACTTGGTATAATAGTAATTGCAGGCTCTGGATTAATATATGGTTTACCCCAGGTCCAAATTGAAAATGTATTACAAAATTCCCCAGCAGAACAAGCGGGCTTAAGTTCAGGCGATATCATTAAAAAAGTTAATAATGATTATGTTTTTGATCCTCAAATTCTGAATTTGGAAATAAGAGAAGGAAAAACAATTACTTTAGACATTATAAGAGAAGGTAAATCATTAGAAATAGAATTAACTCCTCAAAAAATCCCCGCAGAATATATGGTTCAAATATCAAATATTTCTGGGAGTACTTCTATAAATGAACTAGATAAAATAAATGGTTTAAATCAAGATATAGAAGTTTTAAACAAAATGGAACCAGGTGATCCCATTTCATTTTCTAATAAGGATAAAACTATCCGAGGTAATATTGTTAATATACAAAAAATGGAGTCTAGGTATATTATTGGAGTAAATTTTGATATATATACCAACATCATAGCTAAAGATTATCAAATTTTTGAAAAAGACGATCAAATTATAGAAATAGAAGGAGAAGCAATTGATAATGGAATTGATTTTGTAAACACAATTAGTAGGTTGAATATACCTGAAAATGATATTATGGTTGAATTATCTGAAAATCAGTTCAGCATTATAAAAGCATTTACAGAAAATACAATAAATCTAAAAGTTTTAAGAAAAGATAAAATAATTGAATTACAATCGAATAAAGAAAATCTCATAGAAATATTTTCTCAGCCAGGTATAGTGAAAATTTCTGATAATAGGCTGAAACCATCTTTAGTTGAAATAATTCCAGTTTCTTTTGGATGGGCCAAAACTCTTATGGAATCAGTAGTTCAAGTTATAAAACAACTTTTCACAGGGCAGACTAATACAAATGAAATTGCTGGACCAATTGGAATAGCAACAATCATAGGGCAAGCTTCAAAAGCTGGATTTGAATCTATTTTAAATATACTGGCATTGATAACAATTAATTTAGGAGTTATAAATATACTACCATTACCAGCTTTAGATGGAGGAAGAATTATATTTTCATTATATGAAATAATTGCAAGAAGAAAAGTAAATCCTAAGATTGAATCTCTAATTCATGCTATTGGATTTATAATATTGATGGGCTTAATGATTTTTATTGCTTTTAACGATATTACAAGATTTTTTAATTGA
- the dxr gene encoding 1-deoxy-D-xylulose-5-phosphate reductoisomerase, protein MKTLFITGITGSIGTQALDVLNTLNDSINLIGGSVNSNWRKLKIIIEKYGLKYAALAKPSNEVPNFYKGCKIFKGDNSTENAIEKANADISLIATSGAAGLAHTIQASKYSKRIALANKESLVLGGDLILNLFKKNGNELIPVDSEHSAIFQLVLGENSIDEIYLTASGGSLRDKQPFELKNITKEQVLNHPTWSMGKRITVDSASMVNKILEVIEAYYLFNTNKIKIFINRNSHIHSMVKFKDGVIKMHFGKPNMKVPIAYAFTYPDRLYEYEIPDIINTEINFEEPDIQKYPVLKNLDRILGNHSLHIALNASDEVAVDYFLKGNIKYLDINKTINYVINEIEKKQINIKNFQDIFNLDNECRKIAEEFIKEEL, encoded by the coding sequence ATGAAAACTCTTTTTATTACTGGAATTACTGGATCAATTGGTACTCAAGCACTTGATGTTTTAAATACATTGAATGATTCTATTAACTTAATTGGAGGTTCAGTTAACTCAAATTGGAGAAAATTAAAAATAATTATAGAAAAATATGGTCTAAAATATGCAGCTTTAGCAAAACCAAGTAATGAAGTACCAAATTTTTATAAGGGATGTAAAATTTTTAAAGGGGATAATTCTACAGAAAATGCCATAGAAAAAGCAAATGCTGATATATCTTTAATAGCAACTTCAGGGGCTGCAGGATTAGCTCACACCATACAAGCTTCCAAATATTCAAAAAGAATTGCACTGGCAAATAAAGAATCTTTAGTTCTTGGAGGAGACTTGATTTTAAACCTTTTTAAAAAAAATGGCAATGAACTAATCCCTGTTGATAGTGAACATAGTGCTATTTTTCAACTTGTTCTGGGTGAAAATTCCATTGATGAAATATATTTAACTGCTTCTGGTGGTTCTTTAAGAGATAAACAACCTTTTGAATTAAAAAACATTACCAAAGAACAAGTTTTGAATCATCCAACATGGTCCATGGGAAAGAGAATAACTGTAGATTCAGCAAGTATGGTTAATAAGATACTTGAAGTTATAGAAGCTTACTATCTATTTAACACAAATAAAATTAAAATTTTTATAAATAGAAACTCTCATATTCACTCTATGGTCAAATTTAAAGATGGAGTTATAAAAATGCATTTTGGAAAACCGAATATGAAAGTTCCAATTGCTTATGCTTTTACTTATCCTGACAGATTATATGAATATGAAATCCCAGATATTATAAATACTGAAATCAACTTTGAAGAACCAGATATACAAAAATATCCTGTTTTAAAAAATTTAGATAGAATTCTCGGAAATCATTCATTGCATATTGCTCTAAATGCATCAGATGAAGTAGCGGTTGATTATTTTTTGAAGGGGAATATCAAATACTTAGATATAAACAAAACTATTAACTATGTAATAAATGAAATTGAAAAAAAACAAATAAATATAAAAAATTTTCAAGATATTTTTAATTTAGATAATGAATGCAGAAAAATTGCAGAAGAATTTATTAAGGAGGAACTTTAA
- a CDS encoding HD-GYP domain-containing protein, with amino-acid sequence MSNILFINLLFSFLIGLLLYMPISRLYIILILILFIFFNIYLMMKKSTKEKLFKNIKTQDTIKHLKELIKNETKCEEVNISKDDERLDEFEKINLNSEYNIYIKNKKSSFDPDIKNYVNYILDLYSNYENKISSENAMRREVKLSKIQFVSKLRILADKFDSGKSGHTRRIGNLSKQLALDIGFNEKYSYEIGLYSPLHDIGKVLVSSNILNKPGKLNREEYEIIKKHVLYGAEILQGVDWLKIAWEIALYHHERYGGGGYPFSLIGDKIPVSARIVSIIDVYDSIRGKKVYKETVSHDEALEKMIQMQNHYKYFDPDFFDIFLKNNEKYDIIFDKN; translated from the coding sequence GTGTCAAATATATTATTTATAAATTTATTATTTTCTTTCTTAATAGGCTTATTATTGTATATGCCTATAAGTAGATTATACATCATATTAATTTTAATCTTGTTTATATTTTTTAACATTTATCTTATGATGAAAAAATCTACAAAAGAAAAACTGTTTAAAAACATTAAAACTCAAGATACTATAAAACATCTTAAAGAATTAATTAAGAATGAAACTAAATGTGAAGAGGTTAATATCTCAAAGGACGATGAAAGGTTGGACGAATTTGAAAAAATAAATCTGAATTCCGAATACAATATATATATAAAAAATAAAAAATCTTCTTTTGATCCTGATATTAAAAATTATGTTAATTATATTTTAGATTTATATTCTAATTATGAAAACAAAATATCTTCTGAAAATGCTATGAGAAGAGAAGTTAAATTATCAAAAATTCAATTTGTTTCCAAACTCAGAATATTAGCTGACAAATTTGATTCTGGTAAGAGTGGTCATACAAGGCGAATAGGTAATTTATCAAAACAATTAGCTCTGGATATTGGTTTTAATGAAAAATATTCTTATGAAATTGGATTATACTCTCCTTTGCACGATATCGGAAAAGTTTTAGTTTCTTCTAACATACTAAATAAACCTGGTAAATTGAACAGAGAAGAATATGAAATTATAAAAAAACATGTGCTTTATGGAGCGGAAATTTTGCAAGGTGTCGACTGGTTAAAAATAGCTTGGGAAATAGCATTGTATCATCATGAAAGATATGGTGGAGGAGGATATCCTTTTTCTTTAATTGGAGATAAAATACCAGTTTCTGCAAGAATAGTTTCTATAATAGATGTATATGACTCAATAAGAGGGAAAAAAGTTTACAAAGAAACTGTAAGCCATGATGAAGCTCTTGAGAAGATGATTCAAATGCAAAATCATTATAAATATTTCGATCCGGATTTTTTTGATATCTTCTTAAAAAACAATGAAAAATACGATATTATATTTGATAAAAATTGA
- a CDS encoding uracil-xanthine permease family protein, which produces MVEYEKTIGVKEGFSLKGITSKKFILSLQHFIAMFGATILVPLLTGFDPLVTLFSVGVGTLLFHYLTGFIVPVFLGSSFAFIAPVLMIKDATGDLAYASGAIMISGLTYLVFSLIVKLIGYEVLRKLFPTVITGTMIIIIGLTLAPVAIQWASSNWLIALSTLFTVIIFSNFFKGFLSMIPVLIGVIAGYSVAVLTGNVDFAAVSNSSWIAIPDFMAPKFSIYAISVTVPVVFATFMEHIGDITTNGAVVGKNFVKNPGLHKTLLGDGLATAFAGMIGAPANTTYSENTGVLALTKNYNPAILRGAALLAILFSFLSKFGIILRTIPQSVIGGVGIVLFGMIASVGIRTLVNDKVDLTNSKNLSIVSLMLVIGLGGATISFGNIEFKGVALAAIIGLIANIIIPNKKEPK; this is translated from the coding sequence ATGGTTGAGTACGAAAAAACTATTGGTGTTAAAGAAGGATTTAGTTTAAAAGGTATAACTTCAAAGAAGTTTATTCTGTCTCTTCAACACTTTATTGCTATGTTTGGTGCTACAATTTTGGTTCCACTTCTAACGGGGTTTGATCCACTTGTAACACTCTTTTCTGTAGGTGTTGGAACACTTCTATTTCACTATCTAACAGGATTTATAGTACCGGTGTTTTTAGGATCAAGTTTTGCGTTTATAGCTCCAGTGCTTATGATAAAAGATGCAACTGGTGATTTAGCATATGCTTCTGGCGCGATAATGATTTCAGGTTTAACTTATCTTGTCTTTTCACTTATTGTAAAACTAATAGGTTACGAAGTATTGAGAAAACTCTTCCCAACTGTTATAACTGGAACTATGATCATAATTATAGGCCTTACTTTAGCCCCAGTAGCCATACAATGGGCTTCTTCAAATTGGTTAATAGCTTTATCCACACTCTTCACCGTAATAATATTTTCAAACTTTTTCAAAGGATTTTTGAGCATGATTCCCGTATTAATAGGAGTTATTGCAGGATATTCTGTAGCTGTTTTAACTGGAAATGTAGATTTTGCTGCAGTTAGTAATAGTTCTTGGATAGCAATACCAGATTTTATGGCTCCTAAATTTTCAATTTATGCAATTTCTGTAACTGTACCTGTAGTATTTGCAACATTTATGGAGCATATTGGAGATATTACTACAAATGGTGCTGTTGTAGGAAAAAATTTTGTTAAAAATCCAGGTTTGCATAAAACTTTATTGGGTGATGGATTAGCAACAGCTTTTGCTGGAATGATTGGAGCACCAGCAAACACAACATATAGTGAAAATACAGGAGTTTTAGCTTTAACAAAAAATTATAACCCTGCAATATTAAGAGGAGCAGCCTTGTTAGCCATATTATTTTCCTTTCTTTCTAAATTTGGTATCATTTTAAGAACAATACCTCAATCTGTTATTGGTGGGGTTGGAATTGTTCTTTTTGGAATGATTGCATCAGTTGGGATAAGAACTCTTGTAAACGATAAAGTTGATTTAACTAACTCAAAAAATCTATCAATAGTTTCATTAATGCTTGTTATTGGATTAGGTGGAGCAACAATATCTTTTGGTAATATTGAATTTAAAGGGGTTGCTCTTGCAGCCATAATAGGGTTAATTGCTAATATAATAATACCAAACAAAAAAGAGCCTAAATAA
- the glpK gene encoding glycerol kinase GlpK encodes MKKYIGAIDQGTTSSRFIIFDNEANIIAKDQLEHEQIYPKSGWVEHDPIEIWEKTQKVIIGGISKSGIFPNDLETVGITNQRETTIVWNRHTGKPYYNAIVWQDVRTKDICKKIEEKYGELINKKTGLKVNTYFSASKIKWILDNIKGVREDAEKGDAIFGTIDTWILWNLTGGVRNGKHITEPTNASRTLLMNIDTLEWDEELLKIFDIPQAMLPEIKSSSEVYGKCKGILENISIGGILGDQQSALFGQTCFEKGDAKNTYGTGCFLLTNTGENKILSGNGLLTTVAYKIGDNKVHYALEGSIAIAGALVQWLRDNLGIIENSSQIEELAEKVEDNSGVFFVPAFSGLFAPYWEDTARGTIVGMTRYTNKNHIARAALESTAFQTRDVIEVMEKETGVKIKELKVDGGMVVNNLLMQFQSDILNVPVIKPRVTETTALGAAYAAGLAVNVWSSTDELKKHWSIDKKFKSKMKEAKRKDLYKNWKKAIDKSIGWID; translated from the coding sequence ATGAAAAAATATATCGGAGCTATTGATCAGGGAACAACCAGTTCAAGATTTATTATATTTGACAATGAAGCTAACATCATCGCAAAAGATCAATTGGAACATGAACAAATTTATCCTAAATCTGGTTGGGTTGAACACGATCCAATTGAAATTTGGGAAAAAACTCAAAAAGTAATTATTGGTGGAATTTCTAAATCTGGAATTTTTCCAAATGATTTGGAAACAGTTGGTATAACAAATCAGAGAGAGACCACAATTGTTTGGAATAGACATACTGGGAAACCTTATTATAATGCGATCGTATGGCAAGATGTTAGAACTAAAGATATCTGCAAAAAAATTGAAGAAAAATATGGTGAATTAATAAACAAAAAAACTGGCTTAAAAGTTAATACATATTTTTCTGCAAGTAAAATCAAGTGGATTTTAGATAATATAAAGGGTGTAAGAGAAGATGCGGAAAAAGGTGACGCGATATTTGGTACGATAGACACATGGATTCTTTGGAATTTAACTGGTGGGGTTAGAAACGGAAAGCATATCACTGAACCTACTAATGCTTCACGTACGCTTTTAATGAACATCGATACATTAGAATGGGATGAAGAGCTTTTAAAAATTTTTGACATCCCTCAAGCAATGCTTCCTGAAATAAAATCATCTTCTGAAGTGTATGGTAAATGTAAAGGTATATTAGAAAATATTTCAATTGGAGGTATTCTTGGAGATCAACAATCTGCTTTATTCGGTCAAACATGTTTTGAAAAAGGCGATGCAAAAAATACTTATGGTACAGGATGTTTTTTGTTAACGAATACAGGAGAAAATAAGATTCTTTCTGGAAATGGTTTGCTAACTACTGTTGCATATAAAATTGGAGACAATAAAGTGCATTACGCTTTGGAAGGTTCAATAGCTATAGCTGGAGCTCTAGTCCAGTGGTTAAGAGACAATTTGGGAATAATAGAAAACTCTTCTCAAATAGAAGAGTTAGCAGAAAAAGTCGAAGATAACTCAGGCGTATTTTTCGTCCCAGCTTTTAGTGGTTTATTTGCTCCCTATTGGGAAGACACCGCAAGAGGAACCATAGTTGGCATGACAAGATACACCAACAAAAATCATATAGCAAGAGCAGCTCTGGAATCAACTGCTTTTCAAACAAGAGACGTAATTGAAGTTATGGAAAAAGAAACTGGTGTTAAGATTAAAGAATTAAAAGTTGATGGTGGTATGGTTGTAAACAATTTATTAATGCAATTTCAATCTGATATTTTAAATGTTCCTGTTATTAAGCCAAGAGTTACAGAAACAACTGCTTTGGGTGCAGCATATGCTGCAGGATTGGCTGTAAATGTTTGGAGTAGCACAGATGAATTGAAAAAACATTGGAGCATTGATAAAAAATTTAAAAGTAAAATGAAAGAAGCTAAAAGAAAGGATTTATATAAAAATTGGAAAAAAGCTATAGATAAAAGTATTGGGTGGATTGACTAA